The following coding sequences are from one Ursus arctos isolate Adak ecotype North America unplaced genomic scaffold, UrsArc2.0 scaffold_23, whole genome shotgun sequence window:
- the RASSF7 gene encoding ras association domain-containing protein 7 isoform X2, with product MLSGLAAMELKVWVDGIQRVVCGVSEQTTCQEVVIALAQAIGQTGRFVLVQRLREKERQLLPQECPVGAQATCGQFASDVQFVLRRTGPSLAGRPSSDSCPPPERCPVRASLPPKPRPAVGHEQHRALTFSLGCPGLAPSPALPEPVAPVAPIPGSCADLQGLERRVRRNAVELGQEAFWEQELRREQAREREGQARLQALSAATAEHAARLQALDAQARALEAELHLASEAPGPPSPTASATERLRQDLAAQERQSAEVQGSLALVSRALEAAEHALQDLLPPAREEPLTRTPQNPALVSGLSPESTSVFPTLGGTRSSWGLLSPFSLCPPHSCPNEAELLEVAALGPEWMSTASPALGSNDTSEGSQGQPDLDNGELAVAEDSFPRAVGSPGALGLRQNTSEPWGSRSGGQGEAEDTCPSPCQVCQTPWRSRGA from the exons ATGCTCTCTGGGCTAGCAGCGATGGAGCTGAAGGTGTGGGTGGATGGCATACAGCGCGTGGTCTGTGGGGTCTCTGAGCAAACCACCTGTCAGGAAGTGGTCATCGCACTAGCCCAAGCAATAG GCCAGACGGGCCGCTTTGTGCTCGTGCAGCGTCTCAGGGAAAAGGAACGgcagctgctgccccaggagTGTCCAGTGGGTGCCCAGGCTACCTGTGGACAGTTTGCCAGTGATGTCCAGTTTGTCCTGAGGCGGACAGGGCCCAGCCTCGCTGGGAGGCCTTCCTCAGACAGCTGCCCACCTCCTGAGCGCTGCCCAGTCCGTGCCAGCCTCCCCCCGAAGCCACGGCCAGCCGTGGGCCACGAGCAGCACAGAGCACTGACCTTCAGCCTGGGGTGCCCCGGGCTGGCCCCCAGCCCTGCGCTGCCTGAGCCTGTGGCCCCCGTAGCACCAATCCCAGGCTCCTGTGCAGACCTGCAGGGCCTGGAGCGAAGGGTGCGAAGGAACGCCGTGGAGCTGGGTCAGGAGGCCTTCTGGGAGCAGGAGCTGCGGCGGGAGCAGGCACGGGAGCGTGAGGGGCAGGCACGCCTGCAAGCCCTGAGCGCAGCCACTGCCGAGCACGCCGCCCGGCTACAGGCCCTGGATGCCCAGGCCCGTGCCCTGGAGGCTGAACTACATCTGGCCTCAGAGGCCCCTGGGCCCCCCTCACCCACAGCATCTGCAACTGAACGCCTGCGCCAGGACCTGGCTGCCCAGGAACGGCAGAGTGCAGAGGTGCAAGGCAGCCTGGCCCTGGTGAGCAGGGCCCTGGAGGCCGCTGAGCACGCCCTGCAG GATCTTCTGCCTCCAGCCAGAGAAGAGCCCCTCACGAGAACCCCTCAGAATCCTGCTCTAGTGTCCGGCCTGAGCCCAGAGAGTACGTCTGTCTTCCCCACTTTGGGTGGGACACGGTCTTCCTGGGGCCTCCTCAGTCCCTTCAGCCTGTGCCCTCCCCACAGTTGCCCCAATGAGGCAGAACTCCTGGAGGTAGCAGCTCTTGGCCCAGAATGGATGTCCActgccagcccagccctgggctccaATGACACGAGCGAGGGCAGCCAAGGCCAGCCCGACCTGGACAACGGAGAGTTGGCGGTCGCAGAGGATTCATTCCCCCGTGCAGTGGGGAGCCCTGGTGCCCTGGGCCTGAGACAGAACACCTCAGAGCCCTGGGGTTCCCGCTCTGGGGGGCAAGGGGAGGCTGAGGACACTTGCCCTAGTCCTTGCCAAGTCTGCCAAACCCCCTGGAGAAGCAGGGGGGCATGA
- the RASSF7 gene encoding ras association domain-containing protein 7 isoform X1, translated as MLSGLAAMELKVWVDGIQRVVCGVSEQTTCQEVVIALAQAIGQTGRFVLVQRLREKERQLLPQECPVGAQATCGQFASDVQFVLRRTGPSLAGRPSSDSCPPPERCPVRASLPPKPRPAVGHEQHRALTFSLGCPGLAPSPALPEPVAPVAPIPGSCADLQGLERRVRRNAVELGQEAFWEQELRREQAREREGQARLQALSAATAEHAARLQALDAQARALEAELHLASEAPGPPSPTASATERLRQDLAAQERQSAEVQGSLALVSRALEAAEHALQAQAQELEELNRELRQCNLQQFIQQTGAALPPTPRPDRGPLSTQDLLPPAREEPLTRTPQNPALVSGLSPESTSVFPTLGGTRSSWGLLSPFSLCPPHSCPNEAELLEVAALGPEWMSTASPALGSNDTSEGSQGQPDLDNGELAVAEDSFPRAVGSPGALGLRQNTSEPWGSRSGGQGEAEDTCPSPCQVCQTPWRSRGA; from the exons ATGCTCTCTGGGCTAGCAGCGATGGAGCTGAAGGTGTGGGTGGATGGCATACAGCGCGTGGTCTGTGGGGTCTCTGAGCAAACCACCTGTCAGGAAGTGGTCATCGCACTAGCCCAAGCAATAG GCCAGACGGGCCGCTTTGTGCTCGTGCAGCGTCTCAGGGAAAAGGAACGgcagctgctgccccaggagTGTCCAGTGGGTGCCCAGGCTACCTGTGGACAGTTTGCCAGTGATGTCCAGTTTGTCCTGAGGCGGACAGGGCCCAGCCTCGCTGGGAGGCCTTCCTCAGACAGCTGCCCACCTCCTGAGCGCTGCCCAGTCCGTGCCAGCCTCCCCCCGAAGCCACGGCCAGCCGTGGGCCACGAGCAGCACAGAGCACTGACCTTCAGCCTGGGGTGCCCCGGGCTGGCCCCCAGCCCTGCGCTGCCTGAGCCTGTGGCCCCCGTAGCACCAATCCCAGGCTCCTGTGCAGACCTGCAGGGCCTGGAGCGAAGGGTGCGAAGGAACGCCGTGGAGCTGGGTCAGGAGGCCTTCTGGGAGCAGGAGCTGCGGCGGGAGCAGGCACGGGAGCGTGAGGGGCAGGCACGCCTGCAAGCCCTGAGCGCAGCCACTGCCGAGCACGCCGCCCGGCTACAGGCCCTGGATGCCCAGGCCCGTGCCCTGGAGGCTGAACTACATCTGGCCTCAGAGGCCCCTGGGCCCCCCTCACCCACAGCATCTGCAACTGAACGCCTGCGCCAGGACCTGGCTGCCCAGGAACGGCAGAGTGCAGAGGTGCAAGGCAGCCTGGCCCTGGTGAGCAGGGCCCTGGAGGCCGCTGAGCACGCCCTGCAG GCCCAAGCCCAGGAACTTGAGGAGCTGAACCGGGAGCTCCGTCAGTGTAACCTGCAGCAGTTCATCCAGCAGACGGGGGCTGCACTGCCACCAACCCCTCGGCCAGACAGGGGCCCCCTCAGCACACAG GATCTTCTGCCTCCAGCCAGAGAAGAGCCCCTCACGAGAACCCCTCAGAATCCTGCTCTAGTGTCCGGCCTGAGCCCAGAGAGTACGTCTGTCTTCCCCACTTTGGGTGGGACACGGTCTTCCTGGGGCCTCCTCAGTCCCTTCAGCCTGTGCCCTCCCCACAGTTGCCCCAATGAGGCAGAACTCCTGGAGGTAGCAGCTCTTGGCCCAGAATGGATGTCCActgccagcccagccctgggctccaATGACACGAGCGAGGGCAGCCAAGGCCAGCCCGACCTGGACAACGGAGAGTTGGCGGTCGCAGAGGATTCATTCCCCCGTGCAGTGGGGAGCCCTGGTGCCCTGGGCCTGAGACAGAACACCTCAGAGCCCTGGGGTTCCCGCTCTGGGGGGCAAGGGGAGGCTGAGGACACTTGCCCTAGTCCTTGCCAAGTCTGCCAAACCCCCTGGAGAAGCAGGGGGGCATGA
- the RASSF7 gene encoding ras association domain-containing protein 7 isoform X3, with protein MLSGLAAMELKVWVDGIQRVVCGVSEQTTCQEVVIALAQAIGQTGRFVLVQRLREKERQLLPQECPVGAQATCGQFASDVQFVLRRTGPSLAGRPSSDSCPPPERCPVRASLPPKPRPAVGHEQHRALTFSLGCPGLAPSPALPEPVAPVAPIPGSCADLQGLERRVRRNAVELGQEAFWEQELRREQAREREGQARLQALSAATAEHAARLQALDAQARALEAELHLASEAPGPPSPTASATERLRQDLAAQERQSAEVQGSLALVSRALEAAEHALQAQAQELEELNRELRQCNLQQFIQQTGAALPPTPRPDRGPLSTQDLLPPAREEPLTRTPQNPALVSGLSPEIAPMRQNSWR; from the exons ATGCTCTCTGGGCTAGCAGCGATGGAGCTGAAGGTGTGGGTGGATGGCATACAGCGCGTGGTCTGTGGGGTCTCTGAGCAAACCACCTGTCAGGAAGTGGTCATCGCACTAGCCCAAGCAATAG GCCAGACGGGCCGCTTTGTGCTCGTGCAGCGTCTCAGGGAAAAGGAACGgcagctgctgccccaggagTGTCCAGTGGGTGCCCAGGCTACCTGTGGACAGTTTGCCAGTGATGTCCAGTTTGTCCTGAGGCGGACAGGGCCCAGCCTCGCTGGGAGGCCTTCCTCAGACAGCTGCCCACCTCCTGAGCGCTGCCCAGTCCGTGCCAGCCTCCCCCCGAAGCCACGGCCAGCCGTGGGCCACGAGCAGCACAGAGCACTGACCTTCAGCCTGGGGTGCCCCGGGCTGGCCCCCAGCCCTGCGCTGCCTGAGCCTGTGGCCCCCGTAGCACCAATCCCAGGCTCCTGTGCAGACCTGCAGGGCCTGGAGCGAAGGGTGCGAAGGAACGCCGTGGAGCTGGGTCAGGAGGCCTTCTGGGAGCAGGAGCTGCGGCGGGAGCAGGCACGGGAGCGTGAGGGGCAGGCACGCCTGCAAGCCCTGAGCGCAGCCACTGCCGAGCACGCCGCCCGGCTACAGGCCCTGGATGCCCAGGCCCGTGCCCTGGAGGCTGAACTACATCTGGCCTCAGAGGCCCCTGGGCCCCCCTCACCCACAGCATCTGCAACTGAACGCCTGCGCCAGGACCTGGCTGCCCAGGAACGGCAGAGTGCAGAGGTGCAAGGCAGCCTGGCCCTGGTGAGCAGGGCCCTGGAGGCCGCTGAGCACGCCCTGCAG GCCCAAGCCCAGGAACTTGAGGAGCTGAACCGGGAGCTCCGTCAGTGTAACCTGCAGCAGTTCATCCAGCAGACGGGGGCTGCACTGCCACCAACCCCTCGGCCAGACAGGGGCCCCCTCAGCACACAG GATCTTCTGCCTCCAGCCAGAGAAGAGCCCCTCACGAGAACCCCTCAGAATCCTGCTCTAGTGTCCGGCCTGAGCCCAGAGA TTGCCCCAATGAGGCAGAACTCCTGGAGGTAG